A DNA window from Shewanella baltica contains the following coding sequences:
- a CDS encoding L-threonylcarbamoyladenylate synthase, with product MSQFFYVHEVNPQTRLISQAVAALKAGGVIVYPTDSGYALGCLIGEKDAMTRMARIRQIENDHNFSLMCRDLSELATYAKVDNQAYRILKSCTPGPYTFIFKATKEVPRRLQNDKKKTIGIRVPDNVIALALLEALDAPLMSTSLVMPNAEFAESDPEQIRDLLEHQVDVIIHGGYLGEKPTTVIDMSEDGAEILREGAGDITPFL from the coding sequence ATGAGTCAGTTTTTTTATGTACATGAAGTAAATCCGCAAACACGCCTTATCAGTCAAGCTGTTGCCGCCTTAAAAGCGGGCGGTGTGATTGTTTATCCCACCGATTCGGGCTATGCCTTAGGCTGCTTGATTGGTGAGAAAGACGCGATGACGCGGATGGCGAGAATTCGTCAAATCGAGAACGATCATAACTTTTCATTGATGTGCCGTGATTTATCCGAGCTTGCGACCTACGCCAAAGTGGATAATCAGGCGTATCGCATCCTAAAAAGTTGCACGCCTGGGCCTTATACGTTCATTTTTAAAGCGACCAAAGAAGTGCCGCGTCGTCTGCAAAATGACAAGAAAAAGACCATAGGTATTCGCGTGCCCGACAATGTGATCGCACTGGCGTTGCTTGAAGCCTTAGATGCGCCGCTGATGTCGACCAGTTTAGTGATGCCGAATGCAGAATTTGCCGAGTCAGATCCTGAACAAATTCGCGATTTGCTCGAGCATCAAGTGGATGTGATTATCCATGGCGGTTATTTAGGCGAAAAGCCGACGACAGTGATTGATATGTCTGAAGATGGCGCCGAAATTTTGCGTGAAGGCGCGGGTGATATCACGCCTTTTCTCTAA
- the trpD gene encoding anthranilate phosphoribosyltransferase: protein MSTNPIQPLLDVLYQGKSLSREQTAELFGALIRGEMSEAAMAGMLVALKMRGETIDEISGAADAMRAAAKPFPYPERNNNPLHNGIVDIVGTGGDGFNTINISTTAAFVAAAAGAKVAKHGNRSVSSKSGSSDLLAQFGIDLTMSPETASRCLDALNLCFLFAPHYHGGVKHAVPVRQALKTRTLFNVLGPLINPARPEFMLLGVYSPELVLPIAKVLKALGTKRAMVVHGSGLDEVALHGNTQVAELKDGDIIEYQLTPADLGVPLAQISDLEGGEPAQNALITEAILKGGGTEAHANAVAINAGCALYVCGITDSVKAGTLLALATIQSGKAFELLSQLAKVSGEALVNGQERGR, encoded by the coding sequence ATGAGTACCAACCCTATTCAGCCTTTACTCGACGTTTTATACCAAGGTAAAAGTTTAAGCCGCGAGCAAACCGCCGAACTTTTTGGCGCGTTAATTCGCGGTGAGATGAGTGAAGCAGCGATGGCGGGAATGTTAGTTGCGCTGAAAATGCGCGGAGAGACTATTGATGAGATCAGCGGCGCTGCCGATGCCATGCGCGCCGCTGCCAAACCTTTTCCTTACCCTGAGCGAAACAACAATCCGCTTCATAATGGCATAGTTGATATTGTTGGCACGGGTGGCGATGGCTTTAATACCATTAATATTTCCACCACTGCGGCCTTTGTTGCCGCGGCGGCAGGCGCTAAGGTCGCCAAACACGGCAATCGTAGCGTGTCGAGTAAATCAGGATCATCGGATCTTTTGGCGCAGTTTGGCATCGACTTAACTATGTCGCCAGAGACAGCCAGTCGTTGCCTCGACGCATTGAATCTGTGCTTTTTGTTTGCGCCCCACTACCATGGCGGGGTAAAACATGCGGTGCCCGTAAGACAAGCACTGAAAACGCGCACTTTATTCAACGTGTTAGGGCCGCTTATCAACCCTGCAAGGCCTGAGTTTATGTTACTTGGCGTGTATAGCCCTGAGTTAGTCTTACCGATAGCGAAAGTATTAAAGGCGCTTGGCACAAAACGCGCTATGGTAGTGCACGGCAGCGGTTTAGATGAAGTCGCGCTGCACGGCAACACCCAAGTTGCTGAGTTAAAAGACGGCGACATCATAGAGTATCAACTCACGCCCGCCGATTTAGGCGTGCCTTTAGCGCAAATATCAGACTTAGAAGGGGGCGAGCCCGCGCAGAATGCCTTGATTACCGAGGCGATTTTAAAAGGCGGTGGCACTGAAGCACACGCCAATGCGGTCGCCATCAATGCCGGCTGTGCTTTATATGTCTGTGGAATTACTGATTCAGTCAAAGCCGGAACCTTACTTGCGCTCGCTACCATTCAAAGCGGCAAAGCCTTTGAATTGTTAAGCCAGCTCGCAAAAGTCAGCGGTGAAGCCCTAGTCAACGGTCAAGAAAGAGGAAGATAA
- a CDS encoding anthranilate synthase component 1 — MPKQTFARSSTLKAALTYHSDPLRLYQHITQDAPHTMLLESAEIDSKDHLKSMVMTHAAMMIRCDGYQLTFTALTDNGASLLAPIETFFSASGDRADMSASLVRDNLTLVVTLQKDTKLQDEDARLKSTSPLDGLRMFIQQIDCGAHTDSQSKPAFEDLFLGGVLAYDLIDTVEPLPAVPNRDNDCPDYLFYLAETLILIDHKLKQADIITHNFSRDSAQHTAITAALSERVQHLSTQCKTLGNSPADVPTLVAIDATEQVNISDEVFKQTVIDLKEHIIAGDIFQVVPSRSFSLPCPNTLGAYRALRLTNPSPYMFYFRGQDFTLFGASPESALKYEASSNQVEVYPIAGTRKRGKTATGEIDFDLDSRIELELRLDKKELSEHLMLVDLARNDIARISQSGSRKVAELLKVDRYSHVMHLVSRVTGQLRQDLDALHAYQACMNMGTLVGAPKVRASQLVRQAEKARRGSYGGAVGYLNALGDMDTCIVIRSAFVKNGTAFIQAGAGVVFDSDPQSEADETRQKAQAVISAIKMGAGLRVNESPVNDASAQSTFVLSTSVQSK; from the coding sequence ATGCCCAAACAGACATTCGCACGCTCAAGCACACTCAAGGCGGCATTAACCTACCACAGCGATCCACTGCGCTTGTATCAGCACATTACCCAAGATGCGCCCCATACTATGTTGTTGGAGTCGGCCGAAATCGACAGTAAAGATCACTTAAAAAGCATGGTGATGACCCATGCTGCCATGATGATCCGCTGCGACGGTTATCAACTGACCTTTACCGCACTGACCGACAATGGCGCGAGCTTACTTGCCCCAATCGAAACCTTCTTCAGCGCGAGCGGCGATCGTGCTGATATGAGTGCCAGTCTAGTCCGTGATAACTTGACCTTAGTGGTGACGCTGCAAAAAGACACTAAGCTGCAGGATGAAGATGCACGCTTAAAATCGACCTCGCCACTCGATGGCCTGCGGATGTTTATCCAGCAGATTGATTGTGGCGCTCATACTGACAGCCAAAGTAAACCCGCCTTTGAGGATCTGTTTTTAGGTGGCGTACTGGCCTACGACTTGATTGATACCGTCGAACCGCTGCCAGCCGTACCGAACCGCGATAACGATTGCCCTGACTACTTATTTTACCTCGCAGAAACCTTAATCCTTATCGACCATAAACTGAAACAAGCCGACATCATTACCCATAATTTCAGTCGTGATTCCGCCCAGCATACCGCCATCACCGCAGCGCTGAGCGAGCGAGTTCAGCATCTAAGCACACAATGTAAAACCCTCGGTAATTCACCTGCCGATGTGCCGACACTGGTCGCCATCGACGCAACTGAGCAAGTCAATATTTCCGATGAGGTGTTCAAACAAACCGTTATCGATTTGAAAGAACACATTATTGCGGGCGATATTTTCCAAGTGGTGCCATCGCGTAGCTTTAGTTTGCCTTGCCCGAATACCTTGGGGGCTTATCGCGCCCTGCGTCTAACTAACCCAAGCCCTTACATGTTTTATTTCAGGGGCCAAGATTTCACGCTTTTTGGTGCCTCACCAGAAAGCGCGCTTAAATACGAAGCCAGCAGTAATCAAGTCGAAGTCTACCCGATTGCCGGCACCCGCAAACGCGGTAAAACCGCCACGGGCGAGATTGATTTTGACTTAGACAGCCGCATTGAACTTGAACTGCGCTTAGATAAAAAAGAACTGTCAGAACACTTAATGCTGGTCGATTTAGCTCGCAACGATATCGCGCGTATCAGCCAAAGCGGCAGCCGTAAAGTCGCCGAATTATTGAAAGTTGATCGCTATTCCCACGTGATGCACCTCGTAAGTCGCGTAACGGGTCAACTGCGCCAAGATTTAGATGCGCTACATGCTTATCAGGCTTGTATGAATATGGGCACATTAGTGGGCGCACCAAAAGTACGTGCATCACAACTGGTTCGCCAAGCGGAAAAAGCACGCCGCGGCAGCTACGGCGGCGCTGTCGGTTACCTTAATGCTCTTGGTGATATGGACACCTGTATTGTGATCCGCTCGGCCTTTGTCAAAAATGGCACCGCCTTTATTCAAGCGGGCGCGGGCGTCGTGTTTGATTCGGATCCCCAAAGCGAGGCAGATGAAACCCGTCAAAAAGCTCAAGCCGTGATTTCGGCAATCAAAATGGGTGCAGGACTGCGAGTCAATGAATCGCCAGTAAATGACGCGTCAGCTCAATCGACTTTTGTGCTATCCACTTCAGTACAATCTAAATAG
- the rnm gene encoding RNase RNM, giving the protein MNTQSILADLHSHTTASDGQLTPSELVARALEKGVQLFAITDHDTVAGLPEARAFNLSQAEPLKLISGVEISTRWNSYDIHIVALNFDADNPALLAFLENQRELRELRAQEIGHRLAKAGIEGAYEGAKALAGEAALSRGHYARWMAENGHAVDMPSVFKRYLARGKTGYVPNNWGDMASAIDIIHNAGGLAVLAHPSGYKLSAKWLKRLVREYKEAGGDAMEVVLGQQTLDDRANLVALSLQNQLLASIGSDFHFPSNWIELGKNLYQPQGIDWVWQSESWVERP; this is encoded by the coding sequence ATGAATACTCAAAGCATATTGGCTGATCTGCACAGCCACACGACCGCATCCGACGGTCAGTTAACTCCGTCTGAATTGGTGGCTAGAGCCCTTGAAAAGGGCGTGCAGTTATTTGCGATTACTGACCACGACACGGTAGCAGGTTTACCCGAAGCCCGTGCCTTTAATCTATCGCAAGCAGAACCATTGAAATTGATCTCTGGCGTAGAAATCTCTACTCGCTGGAACAGTTATGATATTCACATAGTTGCGCTTAACTTCGATGCGGATAATCCTGCGTTATTAGCATTTTTAGAAAACCAGCGTGAGTTACGTGAATTACGCGCTCAAGAAATTGGCCATAGATTAGCCAAGGCCGGTATTGAAGGCGCTTACGAAGGTGCCAAGGCGTTGGCGGGTGAAGCGGCATTGAGCCGTGGACATTACGCCCGTTGGATGGCTGAAAATGGTCATGCTGTGGATATGCCGAGCGTATTTAAACGCTATCTTGCCCGCGGTAAAACCGGCTATGTCCCCAATAATTGGGGTGATATGGCCAGCGCCATCGATATCATTCATAACGCGGGTGGATTAGCTGTGTTGGCGCATCCCAGTGGTTATAAGTTATCGGCAAAGTGGCTTAAGCGCTTAGTGCGCGAATATAAAGAAGCGGGTGGAGATGCCATGGAAGTGGTACTTGGCCAGCAAACATTAGACGACAGGGCCAACCTTGTGGCCTTGAGCTTACAAAATCAATTGCTTGCATCGATAGGGAGTGATTTTCACTTTCCAAGTAATTGGATCGAATTAGGTAAAAATCTGTATCAGCCCCAAGGTATTGATTGGGTCTGGCAATCGGAATCTTGGGTGGAACGACCATGA
- a CDS encoding aminodeoxychorismate/anthranilate synthase component II, with the protein MKLYLLDNFDSFTYNLVDQFRSLGCEVVIYRNDVAADFIAEKLLNEQEPAALVLSPGPGAPHEAGSMMALIAKVAGKVPMLGICLGHQAMVEYYGGTVARAPFVVHGKASPTFHDGTGVFAGLPSPLPVARYHSLVATHVPDCLQVIATTDAMPMAILHPEHRAVGFQFHPESILTTLGSTLLIQTLAFLTQDMTTGVSA; encoded by the coding sequence ATGAAACTCTATCTACTCGATAACTTTGACTCCTTTACCTACAACTTAGTGGATCAATTTCGCAGCCTTGGCTGTGAAGTGGTGATTTACCGCAACGATGTTGCCGCCGACTTTATCGCTGAAAAACTGCTTAACGAACAAGAACCCGCAGCCCTAGTGTTATCGCCAGGTCCTGGTGCGCCCCATGAAGCAGGCTCTATGATGGCGCTTATCGCCAAAGTCGCCGGTAAAGTGCCTATGCTGGGTATCTGCCTTGGGCATCAAGCTATGGTGGAATATTACGGCGGCACAGTGGCGCGCGCGCCTTTTGTGGTGCATGGCAAGGCAAGCCCGACTTTCCATGATGGCACTGGCGTATTTGCCGGTTTGCCCTCTCCCCTCCCCGTTGCCCGTTATCACAGTCTCGTTGCCACTCACGTGCCTGATTGCTTGCAAGTGATCGCAACCACTGACGCTATGCCGATGGCGATTCTGCACCCTGAGCACAGAGCCGTTGGCTTTCAGTTCCACCCAGAATCGATTCTGACCACCTTAGGCAGCACACTGCTCATTCAAACCTTAGCCTTTCTTACCCAAGACATGACAACAGGAGTAAGCGCATGA